TATGTAATGTAACTTTCTATACGACGACTCTCATTGTATGCAAATTACGTGGTGCACAGATGGGGCTCTATAAATAATATTTATTATTGCCTCGAAGGCAGGTGAGGATAATGGCAGAAAAGGACATGCTCGCAGTTTACCTGCTTATCACAACCATTTCTTGCTCACAAGTAAGTGAATTAGATTATTGGTCATTCCTAGGGAGATAATATGAAAAAATACAACCGATTAAGGTGCATTTGTTTACGCTCCAAGCGCTAGAAGCGTCTTTGCGACACAGCGTCCTCACTCAGAGATGCGACTTACTTTTGCCGTTCCTATGCACTATTGGTAAGGAAGAGACCACAAACACTGAGCTAACTGTAAATTAAGCATTGTTGTGGCCTAAAGTTAACTTGTACCACTTGTTCTCGAAATATTTTGCTACAAacgatcgctttggtgaaggcagtaccgtgTTTAGGGAGAGGTTGGACGTGGAACGTTTCGACAGGAATGTCAAAATATTTGTTTTACCGTTTTGCGAATGCTCGCTGCCCGCAGATAGCCACGCATGTAATTTGGTCAGGTCGTTGAAttcggtttatgaagaaatatagcgTGACTGACAGCACGAATGGATAATTATTTATGTTGTAATCACTATTACCTAATTGCTAAAATGTACACTATAACTTTTAACACTCCCACTTGCTTTTTATTTGACCTCCCGGCCCTGAACAACATATTGCGTAAACTTCATGTATTTATAGACCGTCGATCATAATGCGTGCCGCAAAGTGTTAAATATGCTTTTTTCAATTCAACGTCACTAAAAATTGCAGTGCTGCTGCCTGACGTGGATAAGTCCCAAAGGTTCGCATTAGATACATAGAAACGTTATAAGCTACATATTGCTAATTACCAAATCTTTAGTGTTTAACTTTTTTCGTCGTTCCTTCAAATAGCGTGTATCAGATAACTGAAATAAAAAGGAGAGTTTCGAAAACGCATTCAATTTATAAACCAGTACTAGGTTTTGAAGTAAACGTCCTCAAACAGGCGGTGAATTGGACTATTGCTCGCCTAACTTTTTCCCCGAAACGCCGTTTTATGAACTCCACCAATATTGCGCATTTGGGTTTGGGCTTCGCAATTCCTTAGGGCATATTGTGTTGCGGTCTCACCGGTTCGCATTCGACAATTTCAGCCTTCTCACCCACAGTTATCACTTAAGAATTTATTGGCTACATTTCGGTCGACATGCTCCTTAACCGTTTGGTTTTTCTTGGGCCTAGCTAACGCGGCTCATCCCACGAAACCCTTCACCTTGTTGTGACGTGGGCAGAGAGAGAGCCTACAGTAGAGGGTTCCTCAACATGCGCATAATTCACACATGGTGTTCTATGATAAAATATTTATGCAGGTTTACTGTGTTCTCCTTCGTGTCTTCCGTCACACATTCTGTTTACCGAGGTATAATTACACGTTCTAGTTAATAAGTTTAAGTTGTTCAGCTGGAAGAACTGCAAGTGACCAAGCCTCCAAGTTTCTTTAGCCACGACCATCAGCAACTTGTTCACCCAAAGCTGATGTGGTGGAgtcaacgtgaaaaaaaagagagcgggGTTCAGAATACCTGTGTTTAATAATTGCGAATTGTATGGAGCCGCAGTAGTAGCAGAAAGCTTTACTTGTTATACTTAGTTATGTaagtcaagtcaagtttattaaatagttcagttgagttacatggttGGCGTAttacagcaggaggtcccaaagtttcagagaaactgacaggGGACCTCCTATGGCTACATGAACGGggtaattacaaaaaatacagcaataGTATACGCAGACCCAGAAGAGAGTGCCTTCAGTCGATAGTCCCATTTGCTGCTTTGATGTATCAAAGCATACCATGCCAGTGGACCTTAGACTACGTTCGTTTGCGCAAAAGGCCTTCAGCTACGTGTCCTTCATCCGTACTGGGTGAACAGCCATAATAAGTGTCCTGCAAAGAAAACATTTGACTCTGCGAATAAGTGGCAATAAGCAAGGGCATTTGCCGCTTCTGGATcaaataaatatatttgaaaagaATATACACAGACGAATCATCGCAGACGTTTAATCACCAATGGGACACTGTTTTGCTGAGAGTGTGGCGAGATGAAGCGCGCCTTAAGAACGTTGACTTTCCTGGTTTCGTTCAAGTGTGCATGCCTCTGAAGCCACGCGTAGAAAGCGAGCAAGTTCGACATTGTATAGCATTCGAGCCTTAGGTCACGAAGTGACAAACATCAAGGTTACTCGCGTTCGTCATGTCGTCTCTCCGTGGTTTATTCCTTTCTCACAGTTTTAAAAGCCGAGCTAAACTGTTTAAGCTTGGGCTTGATCCGTGTGCCGTTCGCCTAAACTACTCGGtcggctatgcgccacagaaatttggcaagCCCCGCTACCGGGTACAACAGGTGTGACCAAAAGCGAAgacattagagagagagagagagagaggagcaaAGTAGAGCGATGTATATAGTGATGGAGAGCGGTGGGGAAAGAGGTTGGAGCCTAgggtgggagagggtaaagcctaATAAAACGAGGTATGCTGAGGCATGGAGCCGGGACTAAAGGGAGAGGCGACCGTTAAGCCAGAACTCTGGTCGGCGAAATGGAACGGAGGAGGCGAAGAGTGGAAGATAACACGAAATATATAAagcgaaataaaatttcttggcgacgCGGGGTTCGAACATGTGTACCTACGGTCCGAAGGTGAGCATCGTAAACATTCAGCTAGCGAGGCacggtagcagaacaagcatttaccggaaccatatgattgcgttgctacgggcgagagaatgagagaaagcatagagataaaaagaaagataaaaagaataaaagacagaaagaaagagaagcagagagagaaaaagagatagcaagaaagaaagagaaatagataaagatagagatagacagaaagaaagataaatagagagaaagtaaGCATCgtatagtcatgtatagtatagtaaagcaaggctTAGGGGAAGGATATTGAGGgtgagaggagggaaaggagaaggggagagggtaattgAGAGCATAATCATGCACACTAAAGCATTAGAAatgggttgggaaagggaagtgagggcgaggaggagggcagCTCTCCACTGCTTTCAAAGGCTTCGAACCACTAGTGCGTAACTGTCCTAATTTTTTAATCAGATAACGTTAAAGATCACGTCTCACAGAATATGCAATGTTGGGTGAGTGACATGTCGacgttgtccgtgagcggaaaATTCCGATGGGAGCAAAAAACAAAAGTGAGGGTTCgaggtggaatcgaacccaacctTGGTCGCAGTTACCGCCAGCTGCGGGGGCGATTCATTGCTGCCACCCACCACCTGGTTTGGTATCCTGCGCGCTCAGCCATAGCTCTGATGATGGCGCAGATGTTTCAGGATATTACACGTTTCTGATACGTAAACAAAATAACGCTGTCGCGTTCCGCTCTTCAAAGCGAAGGCTAAGGATCCCTTCAGTTTTTCGAGTGTATTTGCCATTGAATTTGCTTAGAAAGTACTCGATTGTGATCAAATCGGTTCTATCGATGCAGCTACCACCCTCCACATCAAACTACACCGCCAGGTCATCCACACCAAGGCATCATGCTCCTGCTGTCTCGAGACCCTTCTACATCATCGGCCACATGGCGAACTCGCTGGAAGAGGTGGACAAGTTTCTGCGGGAGGGCTCCAACGCACTTGAGGCGGACATCGAATTCGCCAACAATGGCACCGTGATGGGGACGTACCACGGCGTCCCATGCGACTGTTTCCGTAGCTGCTACAAAAGGGAACGGATCGCAAAATTCCTGAGGCACATCCGCGATATCACTGCTTGGAGTGAGTTCCGCTATGTATTCACAGGTACACAGGTACACAGATACACAGTTACACAAGTACACATGTATACAAGTACACAGCTATaatacacagcacacacaggcaaTTCAGAGGCAAACAGGGAAGAAGAGAGGTTTTCCTTGCCCGAAACTCCATCGTATCAACTAAGCTTTGAACGCCTCAAAGCATTGCCGCGACAGCACATGGGCTTTCCTGTGGATATAAATTGCCATTCCATGCCGCCACTCCGCTATTAAAGCACAGAGCAGTTGATCGATAAGTTCTATATGTTACCTCACTGGGCCTTCCAGCGGCCTCATACAATACgtacgctcgccggcacgagCCAACCTCGCCATTGCGTGCCCTGCGAATGCGTGTACGGTGCGCATGTAGTGCCCGTGCGTGGTGGCGTTGAGAGCGTCGATATTAGAGGGTTGAATCGAGGTTTAGATACATGGTTTCAGTGCCACTGGTGTTTCCAAGGTACCGTGAGTCCCTTAGCATTGTTCGCTAGTAACCCGGTCGTCCGCGTAGATCCGCCCAGTGATCCTCTGTTTCGCCATTTGGCCATTTAGCAGGCAAGGTAACTTAAATCCTAATTCAATGTTTGCAGTATTCTTTACATACGCCCTGAACAAAAAGAGCACAAACAGCGATGGAGGCAGAGGGCATGCTGACTTTTCTACTTAGGGAATTGGTACTAATTTGTGGCATTTAGAGCCTCCCCAAGTAATTTGTACAAATTTTTGTCGATATATCTCCTTCAGCAGTTGCACAATATCGCCATCTAGGCTCTCGTGCTTTGGAATCTCTCACGGTACTTATCTGTCTCACCTATTTTAAGATTCCTTAAAGGGATagtgaacaaaaatttgaaaaagctacgaaaacacttgcattcgactcggacgacacgactgttcctataaacagcgtttacttcacgtaatttcgagcagttggccgtatttttagtggattgtgagagcgcggcggctgcacgccagtgcgcttgtcgacggccgtgacgtcgaatgctccagcagcAAGatggggcaaccggcacgctctctcctgccctgccacttccctttccccatctctcctctcaagaacaccttcccgaccgtgagaacacgttttgagagagacgcgtggcagcgggtggcggcttgcgatgtcaacaggtaagcgattttgcagcgagcacggttggcgagtcagtatccgccgagtttcgcgtcacttcttCTCTAGtgcgcggcgcggccgctagacgcgccaatttgcgaaaaatgcattaaattcattattttaagCTAGTCCTGGCTGAAATGCAGGttctttcaacaaatttcagcacccagtctttcaattgggccatttatctcagcggcgaaaattttgttcagtatccctttaaaaagATTTAAGGAAACTTCTAGTGAAATATTTATGTAATGAGTTAGTACAAAAATATTATCTTCTAGACATCAGTCTCACCTGAACTTATTTCGTAGTGCCCCTGCTGAAAATTACCCTAGTAGGCGCATTGTTGAATATTTAGAAAGTAGTGCGAAGAGATTGTATGGCATCCAAAAAGGTATTGCGAAAACCCACTAAGTATCTGTGACTACGGTGGAATTCATATTAAAGTCACCCCCGAATTGGCCCATAACAAATAACACTGGACTTGCTGAAACGCCCAATCGTATTTTCTTCATCTctaaagccgtgttcagactacgtgcgcaacgtacggatcgtcggtaaggatcgcgaccgtaaacgtaatcaacgtaatgagcttgttcagacgttgttgtatttagcgtaaagtacgtaacgtttcggacgtaaatgttggcgggtccgcgacttttacgaccactactgatgcgaccgttacggcacgaccaatgggcaaagcagtttcggttttcactTTCCGCTCACGGGGCTTCCGGTctccccagattccgcgtcttcatgcgcgtcaTGGCATGCAACAGCGTGTCTGTGGAGCTGGTTTGCCCGTGTTTGTTGTTTTCGGTTCTCGCGGCAAGTTCCGCGACGAGTGCGGAAGGGCCTTCATTGTGCAGCGATGAGTTGCTCGTCGATGAAGTACGTCAAAGACCCATTCTCTACGAccaacggcgccatgttggaaaATCAGAGCGGTGATTGGCCCGTCGTAAAAAACGTATATTACCGAAGGGCTCAATGTGAACACTCGCGCTCGCTAGCAACGTAAACGGACGATACAGCAGTTACGTGATACGACACTTAtgacagatgcgactgcagtCTGAACACGGCTTAAACCTGCAGAAAAACCTCTTTTTAGAGCATACGGCCTCCAGCACATAGTACGTAGAGTGTGTAATCGCTGTCTCGCTTTCTGGGAACTAACTACTTCGAAATGTTTGAAGTCTTCAAAGTGCTCCATCCTCATGCATCTTATTGCAGATGAATCTGCATACAGAGGTCAAATGAGCGTTCTGTTCCTGGACTTGAAGACGGCAAAACTTAACAAAACTGTTAGGTACACGGCTGGCTGGTCGCTTGCCCAGAACATCCTCATATATCTCTGGAAAGGCGGTGAGTGACGCTCGCTCATATCGCTCTTGATGGTATAAAGCATATATCTTCAAAATCTAGCATACGCAACGTATGTGTAGGAACATATCCAAAGCAGTAAGCCTAAACTCAAGGGATCCAAAATGCAGACAAATAATCGCGGTGTATACAGTTATTCTTATTTTCGTCTTGCACAGCGTGTCATGCTTTGAATTCGTTGCACGTATTTCATAGCGTGCCTGCGCACTTTATCTTTCCTAGGGATCCCGAAATACAAACACCAAATCAATCACACGCTACGAAAGTGCGAGATGTCTAAGCATCAACGAGATAAAGATGCAAGCCCTGTATGTGATGCGTCTAGACGAAAGAATGGCGCAGACAGATGTGTACAGAGAAAAGTACAAGACATATCTAATTTGGCTTAATTATCTTATGCCCCTCATGTCACAGTCATACATACCCGTTTTGGAGGGCTGTGACAGTCACGTTGCGGCATACGCCCAACCCCCACAAATTCCCGAAAATGGCATGAATGAAATATGCTGGTCAATAAATTGCAGTAAGCATCTTAGAGGGGCATATGCTTTATAGAATCGTATGAGCCGACCAGCTCTGCGCAGGTTGCACGTAGGAaaagttttttgttgttgttgttgttacacgGGCTCCCTCAAGGCACCATTGCTTCGACATTATAAGCACACCCGTGGAACTGCCGGTACTGAGACATATTGACTTGGGGGAGGGTGTAAGAAAAGCGCTATGCTAACACACTACGCACTTAACACTAGGCCCTGACGGCTACCTGCAGGCCATGGACAAGTGCTACCATACgcacagggttgccgttgggtagctTTGACAATTACccagaactcaagctaaaagAACACATAGTAGCCATGTGATTTAATTTCATCGCCATATTTGTAGCCAAACAGAACAGCAGTGGGATTATGAACAGAGTTTTCATTGTTGAACAACAAATTATATCATTTTGAACAAGCAAAAACGTAGAAATAAGAACACGCGAGCTGGCTGCCGCGCTAGCGAAACGTCACGCACCAGCAGTCGTAGTCTCGCagagtgtcgtctgctgcggcgacCTAAACATGGCGGCTTGTGGTAGTTCGCGTGAAGGGCGCTTGGGGCGCCCTTTTACAAAAAGGGTCTATTCCAGCTTCAAGTAGTGAAACCTGGTTGAAGATGAACAGTCCTGCTTCATCGTTGTTCTTTTTCTGCgcgtctctgcttttgtcaggtTTACGCGAGAGCACGCACTGTTTATCAGCATTAGAAACCTGCGTGCAGTGTCAGCATATATGGTGACCAGCCTACTAGCCACGCAtttgccaacatgcacgcaacttcCCCACTCCCTCTCCGCACGCGCGCCGCACGTTGCTTTGGGTGCGTTGAAAGCCTCGGTGCACACTAACCCCCTGACGGGGGGAGGATATGAGCGCGCATCGGCTAACAGGACAGAAAAGCTAAGAAACAATGTATTTTATTTATAAATAACAAGAGAAATGGCTGCTAAACGCACCAAcgtagcccaaaagtagccatggCACCAAcctgaaggaaggaaagaaggaaggaacaagcggaaagacagggaggttagccagtttttagactggctggctaccctgtgctaggGGAAGTGGGATAAAAGGTGATAGAAGAGATGTTTTACAAAAATaagggagagcaagaaaaggaaaaagagagaaaaaatattctcagtgcttgagcttgaagcgactGGAGGACACGTACGTTTGTTCTTCGGGCTTTGCAAAGCACAGGTAAGCTGTAGCGCAAGAAACCGAGGAACAGAACGGTGTAAAGTTAAAGCATCGCtcgcacagatgcaccccacgattttccagcaagaaaccttaggacgtgggtgatcatggtcagttttttcttcatgtaggcgatgtgaaggctccaggacaggtcgcgatCAATTATGACCCCCAGAAAGCGGTGGGTCTTCTCATAAGTGATGGCATGGCCGTTGATTTTAAAAACATACGGGCCCATCGCCTACGCGTGAATGCAACAAGCGAGCAATTCTCTGATGACAGCTCCAGCCCCCGCCTTTGAAGGTACTTTGACGTCACTGTAGCCGCTCTCTGAAGTCTGGCAAGTACGTGGATTCGCGTCACCCCCgaagcccagatgcagatgtcactGCATATATTGGTGGATGAACAGACCATGGAAGTGCGTTAACCAGGCCGAGGAGCGCTAGGttaaaaagtgtggagctcagaACTCCACCTTGAGGCACGCCGCGACAGGTGTAATGGGGCGCTGTTGGGCCATCTTCAGTCTGTACAAAGAAGAAGGTCCTGCCTTTCAAATAGCTGTCAATCCATTGGTAAAGACGGCCTCCCAGTCGAATATTTCCCCAGACATCCAAAATGGCTTCTTGCGATGCGTTGTCGTATCGATACGGTGTCGCCTTCACGCCCAGGAACATCGCTGCCGATACTTTTTTAGGCTCTTTTGCTGTTGCATAGACGAAACCAGGCCGATGACGTTATCTATAAGCGGCCGTCCACGCCGAAAACTGGTCATAACCTCAGGGTATATCTTATACTGCTCTAAATACCTCCCTAAGCGATTCACTACCATCCTCTCCTTCACTTTTACAAAACAGCTGGCAAGTTCGATGGGGCTATATGAGGTCAAGTCTAGAGGAGATTTACCTGGCTTACGCAGAGGAACGAGGCGGCTGGATTTCCACGAAGAAGGGACCAGTCCGTTGCACCATGAGTCATTGTACACGGCCAGAAGGGcacgccaacctgaaattttcatcACCATAAGGGGTcttaaagtagccaatttggcgcgaagtagccaccaacggcaatgCTGCATACGCGCACGCTTTAGGTAGAAAATATACTTTTTATTGTTTGTACAAGTAGTAGTGGGCATAACATGTGTGAATCATATAACGTATATAATTTATTCCTCTAAACGAGCGTAGCGTAGCTGTAGACACGGTGTTTAAGTTCACAGCTGGTGCAATTACTGATATTTCCTTAATATGTTTTTGCACACATTTATACAGTGGAACAACAGTACCGAATGAACGTTCTTCTTTGCATCAACTACGTGAAAGACAGTGATGTCATTGCGGGTGCCCTGGCGTACATGAGGAAGTATGGACCTGGAGGTTTTTTTCGCAACATTGGTATGGTGTTTTTTGCATCGTTTGAAGGCTGTAACATATTTTTAAGCTTTTCGAGATTCTGTTATACAAACATCTTAACCTTCTACATAACTTTAACAACCATCCCTCCCAATGTTCAGTGGGTTGAAACAGATATGCCACTCTATGTAGTCGAGCGCTTCACTGGAGCGTTTCTCTCTAGGTAGGAGCATAACTAAAGCAAATTGTTAACGCTGTCACCGACAGTTAAAGTGATTACGGTTGCCTAATATGCACGCACTGAGAACGACGCAGCgggccatggaaagaaaaatggtaggtgtaaccttaagggacaagaagagagcagggtGGATCTGGAAACAAATGGTTGTAGAGAACATTATAGTCGAAACTATGAAGAGGAAATGGGCACGTGGACGGCATGTAGCACTAAGGCAAGagaaccgctggtcattaagagtagcaGGCTGGATTCTAAGAGAAAGCAAGCAAGCGCGGGAGAGGCAGCAAtgtaggtgggcagatgagattgagGAGTTGGCGGGAATAACGTAGCCACAAAACTTCTTATTCACAAGACCGGTTTTATTGCCGaaacatggcagaggcctttgtcctCCAGTGGaagtagtcaggctgatgatgatgaatgtgtTCACAGGTGCTAGAACGTGCACGAGACAGAGCACATGAATAAGAAAAGCAGAGGGTCACCCAGAGTAGTGGCAAGACAGCTTGCGCAGCTTTATGCACAGTATTATAGTTATTATGAGTGTTACGCACAGTACTAATAAGGCAATACCGAAAGAAGTGCGTCTCTGTTGGGAGGTGACATAAAATAAAGAACGAAACTGGATGGCGCAAGCTACACAAACGTACTTGTGGTCCACAGTGGATACCCACGATTCTGGTCACCCACGAGTCTCGGCATTGCGCCGCTCATACCAAAGGAATAGTCTCATTATGAATTTTGTCAGGTTCTCATGGCCTTCCTACGTGATGATGTCTTCTCGACAAATGAAAACACCGATTGCAATTGTAGGTGCTGTATACCACACGTCCTTTGAACTTCTATCTTTTTTGGGTTCCTTGAAACATCGATTCAATGCAATTCTGGGTCACACAGGTTTCGACGTGGGCATGAACGATGCCCTGAGCAGCATCGGCCATATGTACGAGAGACTCGGCATCAAGGGTCACAGGTGGCAAGGTGACGGTCTCACGAACTGCCTGAGGTTCCTCATGCCACTGGACAGGCTTTTGAAGACGATCAAGCTGCGGGAGAGCAAGCACGGCTACGTCGACAAGGTTTACCACTGGACCATCGATCTACCTGTGTACATAGAAAACAGCATCTGGTAAGCAATGGTCAATCCTGCTGGACTTCAGAGGTCCGAGTTTCGGGGCTTAACTATCAGTTGCCTATTCACACCTGTTCGTGGAATGGGACAGTGACATGGGTTCAGATATCTAGGTGCTGTAGATTGAAAGTTCCGACTCAATTTTTATTCTAGAGACGGACACACATTATTCTGTTCATAATTAGTCTTTTATATGATACAACGTGTTAAGAACGTGGTGTTGACAAGATTCATCGTGGTTGATAAAATTCATGTTGACAAGATTCAACATGGTGTATCTTTACAGTGAAGCTATATATCGCTAGGTTCTGGCGTATCGTGTACATAGGAAAcagacgcgtagaacaacaattttcggcatCCCTCGCCCCTCGCGCATCGCTCCCTCGACCCCTCGCCACCGCCAATGTGGTGTTGCCGATGCCACCACcgaagtgtcgcgatactcggcggtggCGCTTCCCACCAGTCGTTGCGTCTCTaagtctcgtgacgtagagatcgcgctagcgcttTTATCAGTggttgccctttggactcgctatgggaTGACCACGTGTCGTTCGCCCAGATGAAGAAGTGCGGGAATTGAATGAACCCCAAATGTGCGCAGGAGAGCGAAagggcgcgaaaacgacgtgaagccgctgtCGCAAAACGTGCATCCACAGCCGCTGGCTTCACAGTAGCGGAAGAGCTCTGAATTTTATCGTTCTCAACAGCATGGTAGTCAAGCCCGAAAACATCGGTGGCTCTGAAAGATAGGCACTTAATTGCATGCAGTTCGAATCTTGAAGAGAGCAACGCACATGAAACGGAGACAATAGAGAGGGAAGACACGCGCGCTGTGTCTTTACCCTGTTTTGTCTTCGTTTCATGTGCGCTGTTTCCTTCAAGAAATCAATACGCATCAACTCACCCAACCAGCCACACTGATGCAGTTTAACGCCTACATATTTAATTAGCCATGTTTGTTACCACATGGGCGCTCGAAGTGAAACGAGGCTTTGTACAAGTGTCTTAAGGGTGGCACAGTTTCTGGCATGTGGCTTTCCGGTTGATAGATGCATGCTTTAGGTCATATGGCTGACGTTATCATTGGGACAGACCCGCGACTTGTTGGACTGTCCCATTCACTGGTTCACAATTACTGCGTGTGCGGgtttctaaaatttttttttatttttgccgcAGGCTCGGCGTCGACGGCATCATCACCAATGTTCCTATGAACGTATACCGCGTTGTTACGAGTCAGAGATTTCGAGGTCGTCTCAGGGTGGCCAACATAAAAGACAATCCATGGC
The nucleotide sequence above comes from Rhipicephalus sanguineus isolate Rsan-2018 chromosome 8, BIME_Rsan_1.4, whole genome shotgun sequence. Encoded proteins:
- the LOC119402673 gene encoding dermonecrotic toxin SPH is translated as MCTYGPKLPPSTSNYTARSSTPRHHAPAVSRPFYIIGHMANSLEEVDKFLREGSNALEADIEFANNGTVMGTYHGVPCDCFRSCYKRERIAKFLRHIRDITAWNESAYRGQMSVLFLDLKTAKLNKTVRYTAGWSLAQNILIYLWKGVEQQYRMNVLLCINYVKDSDVIAGALAYMRKYGPGGFFRNIGFDVGMNDALSSIGHMYERLGIKGHRWQGDGLTNCLRFLMPLDRLLKTIKLRESKHGYVDKVYHWTIDLPVYIENSIWLGVDGIITNVPMNVYRVVTSQRFRGRLRVANIKDNPWQKIPRGREEIEEAHVYSLANTVSGGGEGK